A single genomic interval of Dromiciops gliroides isolate mDroGli1 chromosome 1, mDroGli1.pri, whole genome shotgun sequence harbors:
- the E2F3 gene encoding transcription factor E2F3 isoform X2: MPLQQQAKRRLELGESGHQFLSDGLKTPKGKGRAAVRSPDSPKTPKSPSEKTRYDTSLGLLTKKFIQLLSQSPDGVLDLNKAAEVLKVQKRRIYDITNVLEGIHLIKKKSKNNVQWMGCSLSDDGGMLAQCQGLSKEVTELSQEEKKLDELIQSCTLDLKLLTEDSENQKLAYVTYQDIRKISGLKDQTVIVVKAPPETRLEVPDPLESLQIHLSSNQGPIEVYLCPEENETHSPVKSYNQDHNGNIPKSSSKDLASTNSGHADCSISMANLSPLASPTNLLQQTEDQIPSNLEGPFVNLLPPLIQEDYLLSLGEEEGISDLFDAYDLEKLPLVEDFMCS, from the exons GCAAAGCGAAGGTTGGAGCTAGGAGAAAGTGGTCATCAGTTTCTCTCAGATGGTCTAAAAACCCCCAAAGGCAAAGGAAGAGCTGCAGTAAGAAGTCCAGATAGTCCAAAAA cTCCAAAATCTCCCTCAGAAAAAACACGGTATGATACGTCACTTGGTCTGCTCACCAAGAAGTTCATTCAGCTATTGAGCCAATCCCCAGATGGGGTCTTGGATTTGAACAAGGCAGCCGAAGTGCTTAAGGTGCAAAAGAGGAGGATTTATGATATCACCAATGTGCTGGAAGGCATCCACCTCATTAAGAAGAAATCTAAAAACAACGTACAGTGGAT GGGCTGCAGTCTCTCTGATGATGGGGGCATGCTGGCTCAGTGTCAAGGTTTGTCAAAGGAAGTGACGGAGCTTAGTCAGGAAGAGAAGAAGCTAGATGAGCTAATTCAAAGCTGCACCCTGGACCTTAAGCTGTTAACAGAAGATTCAGAAAATCAAAA ATTAGCTTATGTTACATATCAAGATATCCGAAAAATTAGTGGCCTTAAAGACCAAACTGTTATAGTTGTGAAAGCCCCTCCAGAAACAAGACTTGAAGTGCCTGATCCCTTAGAG aGCCTACAAATACATTTATCAAGTAACCAAGGACCTATTGAAGTTTACCTGTGTCCAGAAGAGAATGAAACACACAGTCCAGTAAAATCCTACAACCAAGACCACAATGGGAATATTCCCAAATCCAGTTCCAAAG ACTTGGCCTCAACCAACTCAGGACATGCTGATTGCTCCATTTCTATGGCAAACCTTTCTCCCTTGGCTTCTCCAACTAATCTGCTCCAGCAGACTGAGGACCAAATTCCTTCAAACCTAGAAGGACCATTTGTGAACTTATTGCCTCCCTTGATCCAAGAAGACTACCTACTCAGCCTTGGAGAAGAAGAAGGCATCAGTGATCTCTTTGATGCTTATGATTTAGAAAAACTTCCATTGGTGGAGGACTTTATGTGCAGTTGA